Proteins encoded within one genomic window of Rossellomorea vietnamensis:
- a CDS encoding pro-sigmaK processing inhibitor BofA family protein: protein MSPVIVIAVISGLIVLLLATGTPIKPLRFVGQVAMKVMIGALFLFFLNAFGSQYGIHVPINVATSSISGILGIPGVVGLTVIQMWIL, encoded by the coding sequence ATGAGCCCAGTTATCGTCATAGCGGTGATCAGCGGACTGATTGTACTGCTGTTAGCGACGGGGACGCCCATCAAGCCACTTCGGTTTGTTGGACAAGTCGCCATGAAGGTCATGATCGGAGCACTATTTTTATTTTTCCTGAACGCTTTTGGTAGTCAGTACGGAATTCATGTTCCGATTAACGTCGCCACCTCATCTATTTCAGGGATATTGGGTATTCCGGGGGTAGTGGGACTTACGGTGATTCAAATGTGGATATTATAA
- a CDS encoding YaaL family protein — protein MFFRKKGKLKKEYDQSLLHVLDETKDQWNQQRSIEEMSVDYNLNIHCHSKIAEAKYFFLFREAKHRKIVIKR, from the coding sequence ATGTTTTTCAGGAAAAAAGGAAAGCTGAAAAAAGAGTATGACCAATCCTTACTTCACGTTTTAGACGAAACAAAGGATCAGTGGAATCAGCAGCGTTCCATAGAAGAGATGAGTGTGGATTATAATCTGAACATCCACTGTCATTCGAAAATTGCAGAAGCCAAATATTTTTTTCTTTTTAGGGAAGCGAAACATAGAAAGATCGTCATAAAAAGGTAG
- the recR gene encoding recombination mediator RecR: protein MHYPEPISKLIDSFMKLPGIGPKTAARLAFFVLSMKEDTVLDFAKALVNAKRNLSYCSVCGHITDQDPCYICEDQRRDRSIICVVQDPKDVIAMEKMKEYNGQYHVLHGAISPMDGIGPEDINVPDLIKRLQSDEVQEVILATNPNIEGEATAMYISRLVKPSGIRITRIAHGLPVGGDLEYADEVTLSKALEGRRDV, encoded by the coding sequence ATGCATTATCCTGAGCCTATATCAAAGCTGATCGACAGCTTTATGAAACTGCCGGGAATCGGGCCGAAAACTGCGGCCCGCCTGGCTTTTTTTGTTCTTAGTATGAAAGAGGATACCGTATTGGACTTTGCGAAAGCGCTGGTCAATGCAAAACGTAACTTGAGTTACTGCTCCGTCTGCGGCCACATAACGGATCAAGATCCCTGTTATATCTGTGAGGATCAAAGGCGTGATCGCAGCATCATCTGTGTCGTACAGGATCCCAAGGATGTCATCGCTATGGAGAAGATGAAAGAATATAACGGACAATATCATGTGCTTCATGGAGCGATCTCCCCAATGGATGGGATCGGACCTGAAGACATTAATGTACCTGACCTCATCAAACGTCTTCAAAGTGATGAAGTCCAGGAAGTCATCCTGGCAACCAACCCCAATATCGAAGGGGAAGCGACAGCCATGTACATCTCCCGACTCGTCAAACCATCGGGTATTAGGATCACAAGGATCGCCCACGGACTTCCTGTAGGCGGAGACTTGGAGTACGCAGACGAAGTAACGTTATCGAAGGCCCTGGAAGGAAGAAGAGACGTTTAA
- a CDS encoding PaaI family thioesterase, which translates to MKEVVRAIQDDYPDDFSWCYGCGRLNKEGHHFRTGVEGDQTVTIYTPKLEHTALPGFVYGGLIASLIDCHGTGSAAIALHRKNGGEIGDGQEPPRFVTASLQVDFMKPTPHNIPLKAVGTVHEVHPKKFRVETEVFAEGSLCARGEVVAVVMPKTFVK; encoded by the coding sequence GTGAAAGAAGTTGTTCGTGCAATACAGGATGACTACCCCGATGATTTTTCGTGGTGTTACGGGTGTGGCCGACTAAATAAAGAGGGGCATCATTTCCGCACGGGAGTTGAAGGGGATCAAACCGTCACCATTTATACTCCAAAGCTGGAACACACTGCTTTACCGGGCTTTGTGTATGGCGGATTGATTGCATCTTTAATCGATTGTCACGGCACCGGTTCAGCGGCAATCGCCCTTCACCGGAAAAATGGGGGGGAGATCGGGGACGGTCAGGAACCTCCCCGCTTCGTGACGGCTTCCTTACAAGTTGATTTCATGAAACCGACTCCACACAATATTCCATTAAAAGCAGTAGGAACGGTTCACGAGGTTCATCCTAAGAAGTTCAGAGTGGAAACAGAAGTGTTTGCAGAGGGGAGTCTATGTGCACGGGGAGAAGTAGTAGCGGTAGTGATGCCAAAAACATTCGTCAAATAA
- a CDS encoding deoxynucleoside kinase, with protein MGRIPFITVEGPIGIGKTSLAKAISDHFQFHLLKEIVDENPFLDKFYDDIEEWSFQTEMFFLCNRYKQLEDIEKHYLSQNKSVVADYHILKNIIFAKRTLKDEQQFKKYLNIYDILTSDMPRPNVVIYLNASLDTLLKRIEKRGRDFEKKISPLYLKQLSLDYEEYMNTFEETHPDIPVLRFNGDHVDFVQNKEDLDHILTQLETTLKKGVHYHEPSH; from the coding sequence ATGGGGCGCATTCCTTTCATTACCGTTGAAGGCCCGATTGGAATAGGAAAAACCTCTCTTGCAAAAGCGATTTCCGATCATTTTCAATTTCACCTGCTTAAAGAAATCGTAGATGAAAACCCATTCTTAGATAAGTTTTATGATGACATTGAAGAGTGGAGCTTTCAAACAGAGATGTTTTTCTTATGCAATCGATATAAACAATTAGAAGATATCGAGAAACACTACTTATCTCAGAACAAATCTGTCGTTGCAGATTATCATATTCTTAAAAACATCATCTTCGCAAAACGCACATTGAAGGATGAACAACAATTCAAGAAATACCTCAACATCTATGACATTCTGACTTCAGACATGCCGAGACCCAATGTGGTCATTTACTTGAACGCAAGCTTGGATACGCTACTTAAGCGAATCGAAAAAAGAGGAAGGGATTTTGAAAAGAAAATCAGCCCTCTGTATTTAAAGCAGCTATCCCTTGATTATGAGGAATATATGAATACATTCGAGGAAACACACCCGGATATCCCTGTTCTTCGCTTTAATGGCGACCACGTAGACTTTGTTCAAAACAAAGAGGATCTGGATCATATTCTTACTCAATTAGAAACTACACTAAAAAAAGGAGTTCACTATCATGAACCTTCGCACTAA
- the dnaX gene encoding DNA polymerase III subunit gamma/tau translates to MAYQALYRVWRPQSFIDVVGQQHVTKTLQNALLHQKISHAYLFSGPRGTGKTSAAKILAKAVNCERSPVVEPCNECDACIGITDGSIPDVIEIDAASNNGVEEIRDIRDKVKYSPNVVEYKVYIIDEVHMLSIGAFNALLKTLEEPPKHVIFILATTEPHKIPLTIISRCQRFDFKRITAMDIVGRMSHIATESGVNFEENALTIIARAAEGGMRDALSLLDQAISFSQDRVTVDDALTVTGAVSQGYLNTLAKAILERDVTTGLGALEELLFQGKDPARFAEDFILYFRDMLLYQTAPNLEESLERVMLDDDFKELAERTQPGQIYQYIDVLNQAGQEMKFTNHARIYLEVSIVKLCQMEAPVSASSPEVNDLMKKINLLEKEVEQLKANGVKVQAEPAAQAAKKPIRAKKGFRAPTGKIQEVLRTATKEDLNLIKSRWGDMVETLNQRQMRSQSALLNDAEPVAATNGSFVLKFKYDIHCQMAMENQAFTSAIASILEELTGNSYAAIGIPEDQWMSIREDFIRNSKTEDGDSSSGDQEEDSLLTEAEKLVGMDLIELND, encoded by the coding sequence TTGGCATATCAAGCTTTATATCGTGTGTGGCGTCCTCAGTCATTTATTGATGTAGTGGGACAGCAGCATGTAACGAAAACGTTGCAAAATGCCCTCCTTCATCAAAAGATTTCCCATGCCTATTTATTCTCGGGACCAAGAGGGACAGGGAAGACGAGTGCAGCGAAGATCCTGGCAAAAGCCGTTAACTGTGAGCGTTCACCTGTAGTGGAACCTTGTAATGAGTGCGATGCATGTATAGGGATCACGGACGGTTCGATCCCTGATGTCATTGAAATCGATGCCGCCTCCAATAACGGGGTGGAGGAGATCCGGGACATCCGGGATAAAGTCAAATATTCTCCAAACGTTGTCGAGTATAAAGTCTACATCATCGATGAAGTTCATATGCTGTCCATCGGGGCATTCAATGCGCTTCTGAAAACATTGGAGGAGCCGCCTAAGCATGTCATATTCATCCTGGCGACGACCGAACCCCATAAGATTCCCCTGACCATCATTTCGCGCTGTCAGCGATTTGACTTCAAACGGATCACCGCCATGGATATCGTGGGAAGAATGAGTCATATTGCCACAGAATCCGGCGTGAATTTTGAAGAAAATGCCTTGACGATCATCGCAAGGGCTGCCGAGGGCGGGATGCGGGATGCTCTCAGCCTTCTCGATCAGGCGATCTCCTTCAGTCAGGACCGGGTCACGGTCGACGATGCCCTGACGGTAACGGGAGCCGTGTCTCAAGGTTACTTGAATACCCTGGCAAAGGCCATTCTGGAACGAGATGTTACAACTGGTTTAGGGGCATTGGAAGAGCTCTTGTTTCAAGGGAAGGATCCGGCGAGGTTCGCAGAGGACTTCATCCTTTATTTCCGGGACATGCTGTTATACCAGACCGCACCGAACCTGGAGGAATCACTGGAACGGGTCATGCTCGACGATGATTTTAAAGAATTGGCAGAGCGTACCCAGCCTGGACAGATCTATCAGTACATTGACGTACTGAATCAGGCCGGTCAGGAAATGAAATTTACGAACCATGCCCGGATTTATCTGGAGGTTTCCATTGTGAAGCTTTGTCAGATGGAAGCGCCCGTATCGGCTTCTTCACCGGAAGTAAATGACTTGATGAAAAAGATCAACCTTCTTGAAAAAGAGGTCGAACAGCTGAAGGCAAATGGAGTCAAGGTCCAAGCGGAGCCCGCTGCACAAGCTGCGAAAAAACCGATCAGGGCGAAGAAAGGATTCCGTGCCCCTACCGGTAAGATTCAGGAAGTGCTCCGAACGGCCACGAAAGAAGATCTGAATCTGATCAAGAGCCGTTGGGGAGACATGGTGGAAACCCTTAATCAGCGTCAGATGCGTTCGCAGTCTGCATTATTAAATGATGCTGAACCTGTAGCAGCAACAAACGGCTCATTTGTGTTAAAATTCAAATATGACATCCATTGTCAGATGGCAATGGAGAATCAAGCTTTTACTTCCGCGATTGCTTCCATCTTGGAAGAATTAACGGGAAATAGCTATGCGGCTATTGGAATTCCCGAGGATCAGTGGATGTCCATAAGGGAAGACTTCATCCGGAATTCGAAAACAGAGGACGGGGATTCATCCAGCGGGGATCAAGAGGAAGATTCTCTCTTAACGGAAGCTGAAAAGCTGGTCGGTATGGATTTAATAGAACTTAACGATTAA
- a CDS encoding YbaB/EbfC family nucleoid-associated protein, with translation MMMRGNGNMQNMMKQMQKMQKKMAEAQEELGEKQIEGTAGGGMVTVIVSGHKQVIDVKINEEAVDPDDVEMLQDLVLAATNDALKKADELTNSTMGQFTKGMNLPGMF, from the coding sequence ATGATGATGCGTGGAAATGGAAATATGCAAAACATGATGAAACAGATGCAAAAAATGCAAAAGAAGATGGCGGAAGCTCAGGAAGAACTGGGTGAAAAGCAAATCGAAGGAACAGCAGGCGGCGGTATGGTAACAGTTATTGTGTCCGGCCACAAACAAGTCATTGACGTGAAAATCAACGAAGAAGCGGTTGATCCGGATGATGTAGAAATGTTACAAGACTTAGTTCTTGCAGCAACGAACGATGCACTGAAGAAAGCGGACGAACTAACGAACTCAACCATGGGTCAGTTCACTAAAGGAATGAATCTACCGGGAATGTTCTAG
- a CDS encoding deoxynucleoside kinase, whose amino-acid sequence MNLRTKYGIPNNAVITIAGTVGVGKSTMTNGLANALGFRTSFEKVDTNPYLDKFYQDFKSWSFHLQVYFLAERFKEQKKIFEYGGGFIQDRSIYEDTGIFARMHYEKGNMSEIDYETYTSLFDAMVMTPYFPHPDLLIYLEGSIDHIVDRIRERGRPMEQQTPVAYWEEMHERYENWINSFNACPVLRLDISEYDLVNDQNSIEPIVERIGYFIEQTRMLKS is encoded by the coding sequence ATGAACCTTCGCACTAAATACGGGATCCCGAACAATGCGGTGATTACCATTGCCGGAACGGTCGGTGTCGGGAAATCCACGATGACAAACGGATTAGCCAACGCTTTGGGCTTCCGGACGTCATTTGAAAAAGTGGATACCAATCCATATCTTGATAAATTTTATCAGGACTTTAAAAGCTGGAGCTTCCACCTTCAAGTCTACTTCCTGGCTGAACGCTTTAAAGAACAGAAGAAAATCTTTGAATACGGCGGCGGTTTCATTCAAGACCGCTCGATCTACGAGGATACAGGCATATTCGCACGCATGCATTATGAAAAAGGGAATATGAGTGAAATCGACTATGAAACCTATACAAGCCTATTCGATGCCATGGTCATGACGCCATACTTCCCTCACCCTGATCTGTTGATTTACCTTGAAGGATCCATTGATCATATTGTGGACCGTATCCGTGAGCGGGGTCGCCCGATGGAACAGCAAACGCCTGTTGCCTACTGGGAGGAAATGCACGAACGCTACGAAAACTGGATCAATTCCTTTAACGCCTGTCCCGTCTTAAGACTCGACATCAGCGAATACGATCTCGTCAACGACCAAAACTCCATCGAACCAATCGTTGAAAGAATCGGTTACTTCATAGAACAGACGAGAATGTTAAAA
- the tadA gene encoding tRNA adenosine(34) deaminase TadA: MGIREEQFMKEALIEAEKAGAIQEVPIGAVIVMDDEIIARAHNLRETSQNAITHAETLAIQEACEKLGTWRLEGAELYVTLEPCPMCSGAIILSRIEKVVYGAKDPKAGCAGTLMNLLEDDRFNHQCEVLPGVLSEECGGILSRFFKGLRDRKKSEKKKRMDSL, encoded by the coding sequence ATGGGTATAAGAGAAGAACAGTTTATGAAAGAAGCACTGATAGAAGCAGAGAAAGCCGGCGCCATCCAGGAAGTTCCGATTGGCGCCGTGATTGTGATGGATGACGAGATCATCGCCCGGGCCCATAATCTGAGGGAAACCAGCCAAAACGCCATCACCCATGCCGAAACATTGGCGATCCAAGAGGCGTGTGAGAAGCTTGGCACTTGGCGTCTTGAAGGAGCGGAGCTTTATGTCACCCTTGAACCATGTCCCATGTGCAGCGGTGCCATCATCCTATCACGAATCGAGAAAGTCGTTTATGGGGCAAAGGATCCGAAAGCGGGTTGTGCCGGGACGCTGATGAATCTACTTGAGGATGATCGGTTTAATCACCAGTGTGAAGTATTGCCTGGAGTGTTGTCAGAAGAGTGTGGTGGAATCCTTTCCCGATTTTTTAAAGGGTTAAGGGATCGGAAGAAAAGTGAGAAGAAAAAGAGGATGGATAGTCTGTAA
- a CDS encoding isochorismatase family cysteine hydrolase produces MIPNDTALLVIDIMNPFDFKHGETLAQHTSKIVDPINSLRRYCMKHQLPTIYINDHYELWKADYKEIYKKCHNKTSDPIMTPLQPMEDDYFLIKPKHSAFYGTALNTLLHHLSVKNLIITGIAGNICVLFTANDAYMREFNLMVPGDAIASVSEEDNHYALTMMKNVLKAKIDPTGGIL; encoded by the coding sequence ATGATACCTAACGATACTGCTCTTCTGGTCATCGATATTATGAATCCATTTGACTTCAAACACGGGGAAACGTTGGCGCAACACACCTCAAAGATTGTCGATCCCATTAACTCCCTGCGTCGCTATTGCATGAAACATCAGCTTCCTACCATCTATATTAACGACCATTACGAGCTTTGGAAAGCAGATTACAAAGAGATCTATAAGAAATGTCATAATAAGACGAGCGACCCGATCATGACTCCTCTCCAACCGATGGAAGACGATTACTTTCTTATTAAGCCGAAGCATTCTGCCTTTTATGGTACGGCATTAAACACGCTTCTTCACCACTTATCTGTCAAGAACCTGATCATCACAGGGATTGCCGGTAATATATGTGTACTCTTCACAGCCAATGATGCCTATATGAGAGAGTTTAACCTGATGGTGCCCGGCGACGCCATCGCTTCTGTAAGTGAAGAAGATAATCACTACGCTTTGACGATGATGAAAAATGTCTTAAAAGCAAAGATTGATCCTACCGGCGGGATTTTATAA
- a CDS encoding FeoA family protein, with product MNLSQIQRNESFQIVDLTELHPFVKRRLKDMGVCEGSEVKVIRYCLFGGPCLLECSGQRVGIRRKDTNCIKGARI from the coding sequence ATGAACCTAAGTCAGATCCAAAGGAATGAATCGTTTCAAATAGTAGACTTAACAGAGCTTCACCCATTTGTTAAGCGTCGATTAAAGGATATGGGAGTGTGTGAGGGCAGTGAGGTCAAGGTCATCCGTTATTGCCTGTTTGGCGGCCCGTGTCTGTTGGAATGCTCAGGTCAGCGTGTGGGGATCCGGAGAAAAGATACAAATTGCATCAAAGGAGCACGGATATAA
- a CDS encoding glycoside hydrolase family 18 protein has protein sequence MQIHVVQPNQSLFGIAQAYGSTVNDIVDANQLPNPNNLVIGQSLVIPIIGSFYFVQPGDSLWGISQKTGVPYQELARVNGISPNQPLQVGTRLYIPQKPKVKAEFNGYVEPYGKEVAPNLEQSAKEAAPYLTYLAPFSFQAKRDGTLKEPPLGNLIQTGKDNNNVMMMAITNQEEGTFSDELGRILLTDQNIQNKFLDNVVQTAKKYGFRDIHFDFEYLRPQDKEAYNQFLRKAKARFNQEGWLLSTALAPKTSADQKGKWYEAHDYKAHGEIVDFVVIMTYEWGYSGGPAMAVSPIGPVRDVLEYAVSEMPPSKILMGQNLYGYDWTLPFVQGSTAKAISPQQAIQIAADNNVKIEYDQKAQAPFFKYRDAGTGKDHEVWFEDARSIQAKFDLMKELKLRGMSYWKLGLSFPQNWLLISDNFNVVKR, from the coding sequence ATGCAGATACATGTTGTCCAGCCGAACCAATCTTTATTTGGTATCGCTCAAGCGTATGGATCAACAGTTAATGATATAGTGGACGCCAATCAATTGCCGAACCCCAATAATTTAGTGATCGGCCAATCACTGGTCATCCCGATAATAGGAAGTTTTTATTTTGTTCAACCCGGGGATAGCCTTTGGGGCATCAGTCAAAAGACGGGCGTCCCTTACCAGGAACTTGCAAGGGTGAACGGGATTTCTCCTAATCAGCCTCTACAGGTGGGGACTCGTTTATACATCCCACAGAAGCCCAAGGTGAAAGCGGAGTTTAATGGCTATGTTGAGCCATACGGTAAGGAAGTGGCCCCGAATCTTGAACAAAGCGCCAAGGAAGCTGCCCCCTACCTCACGTATCTCGCTCCATTCAGTTTTCAGGCGAAGCGGGATGGCACTTTGAAAGAACCTCCCCTCGGAAACCTCATTCAAACCGGGAAAGACAATAATAATGTCATGATGATGGCCATCACCAACCAGGAGGAAGGGACATTCAGTGATGAACTGGGCAGAATTCTATTAACCGACCAGAACATCCAGAATAAGTTCCTCGATAATGTTGTCCAAACCGCTAAGAAATATGGGTTCAGGGATATTCACTTCGACTTTGAGTACTTACGTCCACAGGACAAAGAAGCCTACAACCAATTTCTACGAAAGGCGAAGGCACGCTTCAATCAGGAAGGGTGGCTGCTCTCAACCGCCCTTGCTCCAAAGACCAGCGCGGATCAAAAAGGGAAATGGTATGAAGCACATGATTATAAAGCCCATGGTGAAATTGTCGACTTCGTAGTGATCATGACGTATGAGTGGGGTTACAGCGGCGGCCCCGCCATGGCCGTATCCCCTATCGGACCGGTGAGGGATGTTCTTGAGTATGCTGTTTCCGAAATGCCTCCATCCAAGATTCTTATGGGGCAGAATTTATATGGTTATGACTGGACACTCCCCTTCGTTCAGGGAAGTACAGCGAAAGCCATCAGTCCTCAACAGGCAATCCAGATAGCGGCTGATAACAATGTCAAAATCGAGTATGATCAAAAAGCGCAGGCACCATTCTTCAAGTACCGTGATGCAGGCACCGGAAAAGATCATGAAGTTTGGTTTGAAGATGCACGAAGCATCCAGGCCAAATTCGACCTTATGAAAGAATTGAAATTGAGGGGGATGAGCTATTGGAAGCTCGGCCTCTCTTTCCCTCAAAACTGGCTGTTAATTTCCGACAATTTCAACGTTGTAAAAAGATAA